A stretch of Vigna angularis cultivar LongXiaoDou No.4 chromosome 4, ASM1680809v1, whole genome shotgun sequence DNA encodes these proteins:
- the LOC108343009 gene encoding cysteine proteinase 15A, translating to MATPSLSLLFSLLLFSATLAIAERIDGEDDLLIRQVVPDAEEHLLNAEHHFSAFKAKFGRTYATQEEHDHRFRIFKNNLLRAKSHQKLDPSAVHGVTKFSDLTPAEFRRQFLGLKPLLLPTDAQKAPILPTNDLPSDFDWRDHGAVTGVKNQGSCGSCWSFSAVGALEGAHFLSTGELVSLSEQQLVDCDHECDPEERGACDSGCNGGLMTTAFEYSLKAGGLMRENDYPYTGRDRGPCKFDKSKIAASVANFSVVSLDEEQIAANLVKNGPLAVGINAVFMQTYIGGVSCPYICGKHLDHGVLLVGYGAGAYAPIRLKEKPFWIIKNSWGESWGENGYYKICRGHNVCGVDSMVSTVAAIHTSNN from the exons ATGGCGACTCCGTCACTCTCCCTCCTCTTCAGTCTTCTCCTTTTCTCTGCCACCTTAGCCATCGCCGAACGAATCGATGGTGAAGACGACCTTCTGATCCGTCAAGTGGTGCCGGACGCGGAGGAGCACCTGCTCAACGCCGAGCACCACTTCTCCGCCTTCAAGGCGAAGTTCGGCAGGACTTACGCCACGCAGGAGGAGCACGACCACCGCTTCCGCATCTTCAAGAATAACTTGCTCCGAGCGAAGTCGCACCAGAAGCTTGACCCCTCCGCCGTCCACGGCGTCACGAAGTTCTCCGATCTCACTCCGGCGGAGTTTCGCCGCCAGTTTCTGGGTTTGAAGCCGCTTCTTCTTCCCACCGACGCTCAGAAGGCTCCGATCCTTCCGACCAACGACCTCCCTAGCGATTTCGATTGGCGCGACCATGGAGCCGTTACTGGCGTCAAGAATCAAGGTTCTTGCGGGTCGTGTTGGTCGTTTAGCGCTGTGGGAGCGCTGGAAGGTGCTCATTTTCTTTCGACCGGTGAGCTCGTGAGTCTAAGCGAACAACAACTCGTGGATTGTGATCACGAG TGTGACCCGGAAGAGCGTGGAGCATGTGACTCTGGTTGTAACGGTGGGTTGATGACCACTGCATTCGAGTACTCACTCAAGGCTGGAGGACTAATGCGAGAAAATGACTATCCTTACACCGGAAGAGACCGCGGCCCCTGCAAATTTGATAAGAGCAAAATCGCAGCATCTGTAGCTAATTTTAGCGTTGTTTCCCTTGACGAAGAACAAATTGCGGCTAATCTGGTGAAGAATGGTCCTCTTGCAG TTGGTATCAATGCAGTTTTTATGCAGACATATATTGGTGGCGTCTCATGCCCATACATCTGCGGGAAGCACCTGGATCATGGAGTTCTTCTGGTAGGCTATGGTGCTGGTGCTTATGCTCCAATTCGGCTTAAGGAAAAGCCTTTCTGGATCATAAAGAATTCATGGGGGGAAAGCTGGGGAGAAAACGGATATTACAAGATCTGCCGAGGTCACAATGTATGTGGGGTGGACTCGATGGTTTCAACTGTAGCTGCTATACATACTTCTAACAATTAA